A genomic segment from Aegilops tauschii subsp. strangulata cultivar AL8/78 chromosome 1, Aet v6.0, whole genome shotgun sequence encodes:
- the LOC109761481 gene encoding protein HOTHEAD-like — protein MPSSPAQMALGRARSPTLVLAAAVLGALCVVALSEDEQLENLRFVQHAQDAPLVSHYNYIVVGGGTSGCPLAATLSEHSRVLLLERGGLPYRNMSNQEHFTDALADTSLASPAQRFVSTDGVVNARARVLGGGSCLNAGFYTRASNEYVRTAGWDAGLVNSSYRWVERALVFRPDVPPWQAALRDALLEAGVTPDNGFTFDHVTGTKIGGTIFDNSGQRHTAADFLRHARPRGLTVVLYATVSRILFRSQEGVPYPVAYGVVFADPLGVQHRVYLRDGGKNEVILSAGTLGSPQLLMLSGVGPQAHLEAHGIQVLVDQPMVGQGVADNPMNSVFIPSPVPVGLSLVQVVGITKSGSFIEGVSGSEFGIPVSDGARRLASFGLFSPQTGQLGTLPPGQRTPEALQRAAEAMRRLDRRAFRGGFILEKILGPVSTGHIELRSTDPRANPAVTFNYFQEAEDLERCVRGIQTIERVIQSRAFSNFTYANTTVESIFTDSANFPVNLLPRHVNDSRSPEQYCRETVMTIWHYHGGCHVGAVVDDNYRVFGVRGLRVIDSSTFRYSPGTNPQATVMMLGRYMGIKIQAERWRK, from the exons atgccgagctcgccggcGCAAATGGCACTTGGCCGCGCGAGATCGCCGACGCTGGTGCTCGCCGCCGCGGTCCTTGGCGCGCTCTGCGTCGTCGCACTCTCGGAGGACG AGCAACTGGAGAACCTGCGGTTCGTGCAGCACGCGCAGGACGCGCCGCTGGTGTCGCACTACAACTACATCGTGGTCGGCGGCGGCACGTCCGGGTGCCCGCTGGCGGCGACGCTGTCGGAGCACTCGCGGGTGCTGCTGCTGGAGCGCGGGGGCCTCCCCTACCGCAACATGTCCAACCAGGAGCACTTCACGGATGCGCTGGCCGACACGTCGCTGGCGTCCCCGGCCCAGCGGTTCGTCTCCACGGACGGCGTGGTGAACGCGCGGGCGCGGGTGCTGGGCGGCGGGAGCTGCCTCAACGCCGGGTTCTACACGCGGGCCAGCAACGAGTACGTGCGCACGGCCGGGTGGGACGCCGGCCTCGTCAACTCGTCGTACCGGTGGGTGGAGCGCGCGCTGGTGTTCCGCCCCGACGTGCCGCCGTGGCAGGCCGCGCTCCGGGACGCGCTGCTCGAGGCCGGCGTCACCCCCGACAACGGCTTCACCTTCGACCACGTCACGGGGACCAAGATCGGCGGCACCATCTTCGACAACAGCGGGCAGCGCCACACCGCGGCCGACTTCCTCCGGCACGCCCGGCCCCGGGGGCTCACCGTCGTGCTCTACGCCACGGTGTCGCGGATCCTGTTCAGAAGCCAGGAGGGGGTGCCGTACCCGGTGGCGTACGGGGTGGTGTTCGCGGACCCGCTGGGGGTGCAGCACCGGGTGTACCTCCGGGACGGCGGGAAGAACGAGGTGATACTGTCGGCGGGGACGCTGGGGAGCCCGCAGCTGCTGATGCTGAGCGGCGTGGGCCCGCAGGCGCACCTGGAGGCGCACGGCATCCAGGTGCTGGTGGACCAGCCCATGGTCGGGCAGGGCGTGGCCGACAACCCCATGAACTCGGTCTTCATCCCGTCGCCGGTGCCGGTGGGGCTCTCCCTGGTGCAGGTCGTCGGGATCACCAAGTCCGGCAGCTTCATCGAGGGCGTGAGCGGCTCCGAGTTCGGCATCCCGGTCTCCGACGGCGCCCGCCGCCTGGCCAGCTTCGGCCTCTTCTCCCCCCAGACCGGGCAGCTCGGCACGCTGCCGCCGGGGCAGAGGACGCCGGAGGCGCTGCAGCGCGCGGCGGAGGCGATGAGGCGGCTGGACAGGCGGGCGTTCCGGGGCGGCTTCATCCTGGAGAAGATCCTGGGGCCGGTGTCGACGGGGCACATCGAGCTGCGCAGCACCGACCCGCGCGCCAACCCGGCCGTGACCTTCAACTACTTCCAGGAGGCGGAGGACCTGGAGCGGTGCGTCCGGGGGATCCAGACGATCGAGCGGGTGATCCAGTCGCGCGCCTTCTCCAACTTCACCTACGCCAACACCACCGTCGAGTCCATCTTCACCGACTCGGCCAACTTCCCCGTCAACCTGCTGCCGCGGCACGTCAACGACTCCCGCTCGCCGGAGCAGTACTGCAGGGAGACCGTCATGACCATCTGGCACTACCACGGCGGGTGCCACGTCGGCGCCGTCGTCGACGACAACTACCGGGTGTTCGGGGTGAGGGGGCTCAGGGTCATCGACAGCTCCACCTTCAGGTACTCCCCCGGCACCAACCCACAGGCCACCGTCATGATGCTCGGCAG GTATATGGGCATAAAGATTCAGGCCGAGAGATGGAGGAAATGA
- the LOC109761476 gene encoding phospholipase D gamma 1 has product MEGSNHGGQGQPPHQYHQYPPHPQPEPYPYPYQHQQYPPPSAAPASPYLAPSTSFPAYSPAPPQQFAHHSGPLQPYPPPAPHQQQAYPPHPQHAYPPHSQQHGYPPPSPSPYGYDPYPAYPSYPSPAHPSYPSPEISHSSSFHHQPHPSAPDPTAASYPSPAISHSSSFHHQPHPSAPAASYPSPAVSHSSSFHHQPHPSAPESPAAYYPSPAISPSSSFHHQPHPSAPESPAASALHYPIVDGFANMHLSGRHDYTPAPMSSPSVLPHSASFSNGGGMQMVPYGTVAGGSQHGSMRASLKVVLLHGSLDIWVHEAKNLPNKDMFSKRVSELLSVGGKSNSKMTSDPYVTIQVSYATVARTYVVSNSENPVWAQNFHVPVGHEAAEVEFVVKDSDVFGAQLMGTVAIPAENLLSGDRIEGIYPVLEPNGKLCAPGAVLQLSIQYIPVARLTMYHHGVIAGPDCLGVPNTYFPLRRGMRVTLYQDAHVPDGSLPDIWLDHGLRYQHGQCWRDMYNAISQARRLIYIVGWSVFHTIDLIRDGAEKAPSLGDLLKMKSQEGVRVLLLVWDDPTSRSILGFKMDGFMGTRDEETRRFFKHSSVQVLLCPRSAGKRHSWVKQQETGTIFTHHQKTVIVDADAGNYRRKIIAFVGGLDLCGGRYDTPGHPLFQTLQTSHKEDYYNPNFATVDARGPREPWHDLHSRIDGPAAYDVLKNFEERWLKASKRHGIKKLGKSNDDALLKIERIHDIVNIDDAIYFSDNDPETWHVQVFRSIDSNSAKGFPKDPRVATMKNLVCGKNVLIDMSIHTAYVNAIRAAQHFIYIENQYFIGSSFNWDSNKDIGANNLVPIEIALKIANKIKAKERFSAYIVVPMWPEGNPTGAPTQRILYWQNKTMQMMYETIYRALKEVGLDDIYEPQDYLNFFCLGNREIGDSPSTPSTANNPQDQARKNRRFMVYVHSKGMIVDDEYVIIGSANINQRSMEGIRDTEIAMGAYQPQYTWANKISAPRGQIYGYRMSLWAEHIGIIEEDFNHPESLECMRRVRQLGQHNWDQFFANEVTEMRGHLLKYPVSVDRKGKVKPLPGCATFPDMGGNICGSFTAIQENLTI; this is encoded by the exons ATGGAGGGAAGCAACCACGGGGGGCAGGGGCAGCCGCCGCACCAGTACCACCAGTACCCGCCGCATCCGCAGCCGGAGCCCTACCCGTACCCCTACCAGCACCAGCAGTacccgccgccgtccgccgcgccGGCGTCCCCCTACCTCGCTCCCTCGACCTCCTTCCCGGCCtactcccccgcgccgccgcagcAGTTCGCGCACCACTCCGGCCCTCTCCAGCCCtacccgccgccggcgccgcaccAGCAGCAGGCCTACCCTCCGCATCCGCAGCACGCGTACCCGCCGCACTCGCAGCAGCACGGGTACCCAccgccgtctccctcgccgtACGGTTACGACCCCTACCCGGCGTACCCCTCCTACCCGAGCCCGGCGCACCCCTCCTACCCGAGTCCAGAGATCTCCCATAGCTCCAGCTTCCACCACCAGCCCCATCCCTCGGCCCCAGACCCCACCGCGGCCTCCTACCCGAGTCCGGCGATCTCCCATAGCTCCAGCTTCCACCACCAGCCCCATCCCTCGGCCCCCGCGGCCTCCTACCCGAGCCCGGCGGTCTCCCATAGCTCCAGCTTCCACCACCAGCCCCATCCCTCGGCCCCTGAATCCCCCGCGGCCTACTACCCGAGTCCGGCGATCTCCCCTAGCTCCAGCTTCCACCATCAGCCCCATCCCTCGGCCCCCGAATCACCCGCGGCCTCCGCACTGCACTATCCCATCGTCGATGGGTTCGCCAACATGCACCTCTCCGGCCGCCATGACTACACGCCGGCGCCCATGTCGTCACCCTCCGTACTACCGCATTCTGCCTCCTTCTCAAACGGTGGAGGGATGCAGATGGTGCCGTACGGTACTGTGGCCGGAGGGTCACAGCATGGCAGCATGAGGGCGTCGCTGAAAGTGGTGCTGCTCCATGGCAGCCTCGACATTTGGGTGCACGAGGCCAAGAACCTCCCCAACAAGGACATGTTCTCCAAGAGGGTCAGCGAGCTCCTCTCCGTAGGCGGCAAGTCCAACTCTAAAATGACAAGCGACCCCTACGTCACCATCCAGGTCTCCTATGCCACCGTCGCTCGCACCTACGTCGTTTCCAATAGCGAGAACCCTGTTTGGGCGCAGAACTTCCATGTGCCTGTTGGCCATGAGGCTGCTGAGGTTGAGTTCGTCGTCAAGGACAGCGATGTCTTCGGAGCTCAGCTCATGGGAACTGTGGCCATCCCTGCCGAGAATCTCCTTTCTGGGGACAGGATTGAGGGCATCTACCCTGTGCTAGAGCCCAATGGCAAGCTGTGCGCTCCTGGTGCTGTATTACAGCTCTCTATTCAGTACATCCCAGTGGCTCGCCTTACAATGTACCACCATGGTGTCATTGCTGGTCCGGACTGCCTTGGAGTGCCCAATACTTACTTCCCGCTACGCCGTGGCATGAGGGTGACCCTCTATCAGGATGCACATGTGCCCGATGGTTCTCTCCCAGATATCTGGCTTGATCATGGATTGCGCTACCAACATGGGCAATGCTGGCGTGACATGTACAATGCCATAAGCCAGGCACGGCGGTTGATTTACATTGTGGGTTGGTCAGTGTTCCACACGATCGACCTCATACGGGATGGAGCTGAGAAGGCACCATCACTTGGGGACCTGTTGAAGATGAAGTCGCAGGAAGGCGTTAGGGTATTGCTTCTTGTATGGGATGATCCAACATCAAGGAGTATTCTCGGCTTTAAGATG GATGGTTTCATGGGCACACGAGATGAGGAAACACGTCGGTTTTTCAAGCACTCTTCAGTTCAAGTATTGCTTTGCCCAAGATCTGCTGGGAAGCGTCACAGCTGGGTGAAACAGCAG GAAACAGGAACCATTTTTACTCATCATCAGAAAACAGTTATTGTGGATGCTGATGCCGGCAATTATAGGAGAAAAATAATTGCTTTTGTCGGAGGTCTTGATTTGTGTGGTGGGCGCTATGATACACCTGGGCATCCTCTGTTTCAGACTCTTCAAACTTCACACAAGGAGGATTATTACAATCCAAACTTTGCT ACAGTTGATGCCCGTGGCCCAAGGGAACCATGGCATGACTTGCATTCCAGGATCGACGGTCCAGCAGCTTATGATGTTCTGAAGAACTTTGAGGAGCGTTGGTTGAAGGCATCCAAACGCCATGGGATTAAAAAGTTGGGGAAATCAAACGATGATGCACTTCTCAAGATTGAAAGAATACATGATATTGTAAACATTGATGATGCAATTTATTTTAGCGACAATGACCCAGAGACATGGCATGTTCAG GTGTTTCGCTCTATTGACTCAAACTCTGCCAAGGGATTTCCAAAGGACCCACGAGTAGCAACCATGAAG AATCTTGTCTGTGGGAAGAATGTACTAATTGATATGAGCATACATACAGCTTATGTGAATGCCATCAGGGCAGCCCAACACTTTATTTACATTGAGAACCAATACTTCATCGGTTCTTCATTTAATTGGGATTCAAACAAAGATATTG GGGCTAACAATTTGGTACCAATTGAAATTGCTCTCAAAATTGCAAACAAGATTAAGGCAAAAGAGAGGTTTTCTGCATACATAGTAGTTCCTATGTGGCCCGAGGGTAATCCAACTGGTGCTCCTACACAAAGAATTCTTTACTGGCAG AACAAAACAATGCAAATGATGTATGAGACAATATATAGGGCCTTGAAAGAAGTAGGTCTGGATGATATATATGAGCCTCAGGattatttgaacttcttttgtcTTGGCAATCGTGAAATTGGGGACAGCCCTAGTACTCCAAGTACTGCAAATAATCCTCAG GATCAAGCTAGGAAAAATAGGAGATTCATGGTTTATGTACATTCAAAAGGTATGATTGTAGATGATGAATATGTGATCATTGGATCAGCTAATATCAACCAGAGGTCGATGGAAGGGATCAGAGATACTGAGATTGCAATGGGAGCATATCAACCACAGTATACATGGGCAAATAAAATTTCTGCTCCCCGTGGACAG ATTTATGGCTACAGAATGTCCCTCTGGGCTGAGCATATTGGAATTATCGAGGAAGACTTTAACCATCCAGAGAGCCTAGAGTGCATGAGGCGGGTTCGTCAACTCGGGCAACATAACTGGGATCAGTTCTTTGCCAATGAGGTGACTGAGATGAGAGGCCACCTCCTCAAGTACCCTGTAAGTGTTGACCGTAAAGGCAAGGTGAAACCCTTGCCAGGATGTGCGACATTCCCAGACATGGGCGGAAACATTTGTGGCTCCTTCACGGCCATCCAGGAAAACCTCACAATATGA